From the Equus przewalskii isolate Varuska chromosome 19, EquPr2, whole genome shotgun sequence genome, one window contains:
- the EDN1 gene encoding endothelin-1 codes for MDYFPMIFSLLFVAFQGAPETVVLGAELSTEADGGGEKPSPSAPWRARRSKRCSCSSLMDKECVYFCHLDIIWVNTPEHIVPYGLGSPSRSKRSLKELFSTKATDHRNRCQCASQKDKKCWNFCQAGKELRDQDTMEKGWNNQKKGKDCSKLGEKCIHQQLVEGRKIRRLETISNSIKTSFHIAKLKAELYREKKVTHNRAH; via the exons ATGGATTATTTCCCCAtgattttctctctgctgtttgTGGCGTTCCAAGGAGCTCCAGAAACAG tggTCTTGGGCGCCGAGCTCAGCACAGAAGCGGACGGCGGAGGGGAGAAGCCCTCTCCCAGTGCGCCCTGGAGGGCCCGCCGGTCCAAGcgctgctcctgctcctccttgaTGGATAAAGAGTGTGTCTACTTCTGCCACCTCGACATCATCTGGGTCAACACTCCCGA GCACATTGTTCCATATGGACTTGGAAGCCCTTCCAGGTCCAAGCGATCCTTAAAGGAATTATTTTCTACAAAGGCCACAGACCACAGGAATAGATGCCAGTGTGCTagccaaaaagacaagaagtgcTGGAATTTTTGCCAAGCAGGAAAAGAACTCAG GGACCAAGACACTATGGAGAAAGGCTggaataaccaaaagaaaggaaaagactgttCCAAGCTTGGAGAGAAGTGTATTCATCAACAGctagtggaaggaagaaaaataagaag GTTGGAGACCATCAGCAACAGCAtcaaaacatcttttcatattgcAAAGCTAAAAGCCGAGCTctacagagagaagaaagtgacCCACAACCGAGCACACTGA